The proteins below are encoded in one region of Apium graveolens cultivar Ventura chromosome 4, ASM990537v1, whole genome shotgun sequence:
- the LOC141717532 gene encoding auxin-responsive protein IAA27-like: MTSPLQHDYISLSETHTMEGSSENNKNNVLNLKQTELRLGLPGSVSPERKPGNEVPLFGKALKDTKVGGFCPLKNFLSGAKRGFCDATHGSGKWALSIDGTGSEVPDLVNGSVLYSPRNENGGLHGFSVKEAGLSSAGLKPVEENKTSTTNENTTSTPASKAPVVGWPPIKSFRKNTLATNTCKNREVVERDSITGCIFVKVSMDGAPYLRKVDLKTCCSYAELSSALESMFSCFTIGQCTSKGLPEREGLSASRLIDLVHGSEYVLTYEDKDGDWMLVGDVPWNMFTDSCKRLRIMKGSEAIGLAPRSTEKCKSRQ; the protein is encoded by the exons ATGACTTCACCACTGCAACATGACTACATAAGCTTATCAGAGACTCATACAATGGAGGGAAGCTCTGAGAACAACAAAAACAATGTTCTTAACCTTAAACAGACAGAGCTCAGGCTCGGCTTACCTGGTTCCGTGTCTCCCGAAAGGAAGCCTGGAAATGAGGTGCCTCTGTTTGGAAAAGCCCTGAAAGATACCAAAGTTGGAGGGTTTTGTCCATTAAAGAACTTTCTTTCAGGTGCTAAGAGAGGTTTCTGTGATGCAACTCATGGTTCCGGAAAATGGGCTCTTTCGATTGATGGTACTGGATCAGAGGTGCCTGATTTGGTAAATGGTTCTGTTCTGTACTCCCCTAGAAATGAAAATGGTGGTTTGCATGGGTTTTCAGTTAAAGAAGCTGGTCTTTCTTCTGCTGGTTTGAAGCCTGTTGAAGAGAACAAGACTTCTACAACAAATGAAAATACTACTAGTACTCCTGCTTCTAA AGCACCGGTAGTTGGATGGCCTCCTATCAAATCATTCCGGAAGAACACACTGGCTACCAATACATGTAAGAACAGAGAGGTTGTGGAAAGAGATTCAATTACAGGGTGCATTTTTGTTAAGGTTAGCATGGATGGTGCTCCTTATCTGAGAAAAGTTGACCTCAAAACCTGCTGCAGTTACGCAGAACTTTCATCAGCTCTCGAGAGTATGTTCAGCTGCTTTACTATTG GGCAATGCACCTCTAAAGGACTTCCAGAACGAGAGGGTCTGAGTGCTAGTCGATTAATAGATCTTGTTCATGGCTCTGAATACGTGCTTACGTATGAAGACAAGGACGGGGACTGGATGCTTGTTGGCGATGTTCCTTGGAA TATGTTCACAGACTCGTGCAAGAGGTTAAGGATCATGAAAGGCTCCGAGGCAATTGGTTTAG CACCGCGGAGCACGGAGAAATGCAAGAGCCGTCAGTAG